ATTCAAcgtaaaatgaagaaaatatgtataattcatttttacatacaatttttaaaagttattctaGGGTATTACATGAAAAACTTGTAATTTCCTGAATTTGTGCTAATTTGAAAGTGcaatgtatttttaataaacacgCTTTTATTAGCCTGATTTGTAACTGTCTTACAGACTAACTAACAGTTTAATCAAatcttaaaattcaattttgacccactttttcTGCGGAATTATATCACACTCTGAACTTCTGCCGATGGTGTTAGATATTTTTCTTACCTTTTGATCTAATGCAACACGTGCAGTTAATAAGGCGTACATCTTAAGGATCACGAACCAGaagaaaaaaacagtaaaaatatgtaggtactatttttACAAAGTAATTTGATTTAATTGATCAGTAATTTATAACAGAATTAGAATTATAATTGTATGCTATTTTAAATTCTCAATTAAATTATGGTAATGCACCTAATGACAAATTAACAGCTTCGTAAATGgtcatttttgtttatgaaaaaaattaaaaaattgtttttgtaaaaattcctcaattgaataaaacttaaatatataGATTTTAATAAAGGGTGTTCTCTACTTAAATAGAACTGTGAAATATAATTTGAAGTAGGTACTTCAGAaaaatgtgtgtattttttcataaaccaaaTTACAAGAAATGAAgaaagtacctacatatttttaaatttgacgaCACCATACAATTAGAACTCTGGTGGCCAAAACtaactaaataatttttatactaTAATGCAGTATATTCGAAGTtcagaattattaaaaacaccCTTTACTATCCCACCGAATTATAACAGGTCTTTGGTGCAGTTAAAATTAATAAGTTTTCTTCTGATAGAAGTTATATTTTGTCtaagtttattaaaattgtttaaaatgaatatttctGCATCAAATAAGTTGTTTTTATGCATTTATGAATAACTTACAGAAAACTAGCATGAAACTAACCTCCAAGGCAGATGAGTAGGTATGTAAatagtaaaatttaatataaatacgAAATATGTAGATATTCTTAAACCTAACAGAACACTGCAGTTGTTCAATCGTTTAAGATTATAGTCAtctgagagtttttttttgtatttgcaaacGTTATGGTGCCTGTTATGTCGGATTGTTGTAACTACGTTTATTCCCATGGAGATTATCTTTGCAGTGGTGGACCTTTGACAGAAGGAAATTGCGTTGTGGAAAGGGTCGTTGTTATTATATTTTGCTGTGATTGTGCTGGTGGTTGTAgataaattcaaattatttacacaaaacaaaattaataaagtaaatttttaattataaaatgtgttttttgctttaatttttatgtttttggttgctattaataataattataattatacaaTACTAAGTTCAGGTGTGCACTTGTGTGGGATACCTGTAAAATCAAATGGCTGCATCATCgtgcatcaaaaaaagcaagtaTGCACAGGACCTAGACCTTCAGAAACAAAGCCTGTCTCGACATATGGGGCCAGAATcagtgaaaatagtttttttttcgaaatctcTTGCTATTATCCTCCAATTTCTCTTAAGAGGGGGGCTGACAATTAAAACATTACCTGGGCTCAGCAATGGgatctcactcgatgaatttagaggacattttttaaaaattcattttttttctggaattgaaaatctgaaataaataattttgtaatatgtatatgttaactaaaacttgtttcgcAACTTTGGTTCGCAGATATCTACTTACCtacgaatttaagaaaaaaaaatgtttggatgcaaataaatcAGCAGCCAGATTTCCAagcatttttttggtttccagtTATAAATTCTGctcaaagagacctttcttttgatatctcactcgatgaacttggaagaaatttttaacagattttttcttaaaaatcaaaaataaaaattacctaaataaatAGGACTGTTCACTCCGAACTCATATctataaaccaaaacttatttcgagactttggtcggCAGATCTGCTTGCGAAAGTTAGAAACAAATTGTTTGGATGCATagaactcagcaaccagacctcctagaaaagttaaattttcagTTAGGTATgatttatgaatagagcttaaaaagacctttcttttgatgtctcacttaataatgataatttattttttttgctccgttagttttggagttatttaaatttttcgctCAGTTCGTTTGAACTTAGCGAAGCAACCCCTCCCCAACGGATCGAATCCAAAATAAGTccatattttgttgctaattacggcaattttaattttttgctccaGTAGTTTTTGTGTTTTGGTTATTTCGCTCAGTTAGTATGAACTTAGCGAATCTAAAATGagtttatattttgttgctgGATAGTAACGTTAATTTAGATTTTGTTGCTCCAatagttcttgtttttttttagtgtttcgCTTAGTTTATATCAACTTGCAAAAGCtaggtttttttcaaacctgtctACTTCGATTGCCCCAAGGTTAACCCAGGATAGCCAAAGATTTCTTTCCCTAGCCCAACCTAAGtccaaaaatcacaaaaaaaaataatgtaaaaaaaaaatattcagtgtaaatatttttggttttgcttaCCCAGGATAGCTCAGCTTTTTTATTCCACTTTATtctttattccactattttttcaaaagatacaatacaaaactttttttcatatcagaaaccgaaaaaattatgatttttatcctgtgaaaaaatcgtttGTTGCCCAAaattagcccaggatagcccaacttttatttccGCTACcctacccttagtttaaaaattatagcattattttgtattcacctaaaaaaaaaaatagtacgcatacaccacagtgacctttttaatttataatttagaaaaagtaaatcactggtcaaatgttatttatttgacttagaagtCTTACTTGATTAAATGTAGTACTTGTGTATTTCTatcattcctgttaagaagcttaagttgatttgttctatttcaccttaaaaaccataaatacaaaaattttttcaagtataaaatcaatgatttttttggtttgccgtATAAATATAAGCAATAAAAACCCAGAAACGCTACATTGTACTAAGCAtctatccaaatttttttcaaaaccaacaaaaaatataaaatggtgaTTTCATTTTCAGTACATGaatagtattttttaaacttttggcAATAAACCATTCCACaaattccatcactttttttcgttagcccactcttagttcaaaaatgatgacataaaaaacttttttcattttaccaacctcttaaaaatcaaatacgttttttttttttgtatttatcacTTTTTTCAGAATTCCACCACCCTACCGCTTCACGAGTAAAACGGGCGGCTTTACCAACTGAAGATGGAATGGACACAGCAAAGTTTTGGTTGCAAGATGCCCAACAGAcacttaaagaaaaacttaaattcaaaattaacaaaGAAAAAGCCAAAAACGTTATATTTTTCCTTGGCGATGGAATGTCAATTGAAACATTAGTCGCGAGTCGTATTTTCGGCGGCCAACTGGAAGGAAAGTTAGGCGAAAGAAGTCAATTGTCGTTTGAAAAGTTTCCAATTGTTGGATTGTCAAAGGTCAGTATTTGGTGCCAAtacttttttgtatcaaaaattcaaactaatgaaaaatattttgtacagACTTTCTGTGTGGATAGACAAGTTGCAGATTCTGCATGCACTTCTACAGCTTACTTATGTGGTGTTAAGGCGAACTATGCTACAATTGGCGTTACTGCCAATGTTACTTTAAATGATTGTCTAGCTGGACAGGATCCTGCAAACCAAGTGGAATCGATTGCCGGGTGGGCACAGAGAGCCAAAAAGTCAACAGGTTTGGTTACAACAACTACAGTGACAAACGCCAGTCCTGCAGGTCTATTTGCTCATGTCGGTCATCGCGACTATGAGAGTGATTTAAATGTTAAGGAACATGATCAAGATCCAAAAATTTGCAAGGACATTGCTGATCAGTTGGTTACTGGCAATGTGGGAAAGAAATTCAATGTTATTTTGGGTGGGGGAACGAAAAGATTCCTACCTAACGGTACCTTAGATTTTAATGGCAATTCAGGTGAACGATTAGATGGTCGAAATCTCATCAAAGAGTGGGTAGATTCCAAGAAAGGAATCACAAAAACTGTTTTCAATCGAGATCAATTACTAGAAGTAGACTTTGATAAGACAGACTATCTTCTGGGGCTTTTTTCTCCAAAAGAAATGGCTTACAAAACTGATGCTGATGAAGCTAAAGACCCTTCATTGGAAGAAATGACAGAAGCAGccattgaaatgttaaacaaaaataagaatggCTATTTCCTATTTGTAGAGGGAGCTCGTATCGATCATGGACATCATGAGAATCTCGCACATAAGGCACTCATGGAGACAGTTGAGTTATCGAAGGCTGTACAGAAAGCTATTGATATTACTGATTCTTCAGATACTCTGATTGTTGTTAGTTCAGATCATGGACACACTATGAGCATGAGTGGGTACCCAACGATAGGAAATAATATTCTTGGATTAAGTACGGAAATGAGTGATGTCGATGGGTTGCCTTATACAACGCTTAGTTATGCTAATGGACCCAGTTATTATCAGCATATAAATGATAAGAAAACGCGATTGGATCTCACGAATGTTGGCGTTTGTAAGTAAACTCGTTGAAGAAGTTTTTTAGTATATTTTCAAATGGAAAACTaaatttttcggtatttttttcgttaaagttTCGTTaaaggtttttcaaaaacacgaagaagaaaaaatttaacgaaaaacaatcattttttgtatatttttacaaaattggagaaaaattgtatatatttttattttagtggaCAAGGACTTTAAATATGCCAGTACGTTTCCCAGTGTCGATGAAACTCATGGAGGTGGAGATGTTGCTATCTTTGCAAAtggtaaatttatattttctttcttaaataattgatttaaatagatttattaaaaatttatttacaggACCATGGGCGCATTTGTTTTCTGGAGTCGTGGAACAAAACATTTTACCTCATATTATGGCTTATGCTGCTTGTATTGGTGATGGCATTACAATGTGTcaagaagaaaataaataaacgttgattcctttttaaataatgaaaaatgtttttcataGTAGATACTTTTAGAAGAACAAACTAATGTTTGGTTTGGCTAGTAGAAGggttagaaaaataaacaatcagCAGAATAAATCGGGGGATTGCAATTATTTTTGGACACTTTTGGACGCTCTGTATGTTCAGAggtaaaaaagaaacacaaagtTCAGGCAAAAACGCATATAGTAGGTATAGCTGAAGTTaagggactttgatccgaaaatatctgcttctgaatgaagaagcaaacaaaaatatttcgattgcaaataattcagcaacccgaactcctacaaacttttggttttcagttatgaatagagtcctttcttttgatgtctcattcgataaatttgttttttttagacaaggggtaccccttggataatttt
This DNA window, taken from Episyrphus balteatus chromosome 2, idEpiBalt1.1, whole genome shotgun sequence, encodes the following:
- the LOC129910625 gene encoding alkaline phosphatase-like; this encodes MNGLLTIGLIFGVLGNLVFSHEFHHPTASRVKRAALPTEDGMDTAKFWLQDAQQTLKEKLKFKINKEKAKNVIFFLGDGMSIETLVASRIFGGQLEGKLGERSQLSFEKFPIVGLSKTFCVDRQVADSACTSTAYLCGVKANYATIGVTANVTLNDCLAGQDPANQVESIAGWAQRAKKSTGLVTTTTVTNASPAGLFAHVGHRDYESDLNVKEHDQDPKICKDIADQLVTGNVGKKFNVILGGGTKRFLPNGTLDFNGNSGERLDGRNLIKEWVDSKKGITKTVFNRDQLLEVDFDKTDYLLGLFSPKEMAYKTDADEAKDPSLEEMTEAAIEMLNKNKNGYFLFVEGARIDHGHHENLAHKALMETVELSKAVQKAIDITDSSDTLIVVSSDHGHTMSMSGYPTIGNNILGLSTEMSDVDGLPYTTLSYANGPSYYQHINDKKTRLDLTNVGVLDKDFKYASTFPSVDETHGGGDVAIFANGPWAHLFSGVVEQNILPHIMAYAACIGDGITMCQEENK